A window of the Hordeum vulgare subsp. vulgare chromosome 5H, MorexV3_pseudomolecules_assembly, whole genome shotgun sequence genome harbors these coding sequences:
- the LOC123400009 gene encoding F-box protein PP2-A13-like, whose translation MGAVGSSARRGGGTALGDLPENCVAEVMLRLNPTEICGMARLSRTFRGAASGDAVWEAKLPRNYARLLAAAGGGDEEAAALEAEAIPKKEVYARLCRRNSLDGGTKEFWLDKAGGGTCMTIYSRALSITGIDDRRYWNFIPNDESRFRSVAYLSQIWWFEVRGEVKFCFPEGTYSLFFRIHLGRPFKRLGRRVYSAEHIHGWDVKPVRFQLSTSDGQQAQSKCYLTDPGVWIYHHVGDFAVKNSNEPLNIQFAMVQIDCTHTKGGLCMDSVVIKPKCLARKGPRSCE comes from the exons ATGGGCGCCGTTGGTTCGTCGGCGAGGCGCGGCGGGGGCACGGCGCTGGGGGACCTGCCGGAGAACTGCGTCGCCGAGGTCATGCTCAGGCTCAACCCGACGGAGATCTGCGGCATGGCCCGGCTCAGCCGCACCTTCCGCGGCGCCGCGTCCGGGGACGCCGTCTGGGAGGCCAAGCTGCCGCGCAACTACgcgcgcctcctcgccgccgccggcggtggcgacgaggaggccgccgCGTTGGAGGCGGAGGCAATCCCAAAGAAGGAGGTGTACGCGCGGCTCTGCCGCCGCAACTCCCTCGACGGAGGCACCAAG GAGTTCTGGCTCGACAAGGCTGGTGGAGGCACCTGCATGACAATCTATTCCAGGGCGCTTTCGATAACAGGCATTGATGACAGGAGATACTGGAACTTCATTCCAAATGATGAATCAAG GTTCCGTTCGGTTGCTTATCTCTCGCAAATCTGGTGGTTTGAAGTCAGAGGTGAGGTTAAGTTCTGCTTCCCAGAAGGTACATATAGCCTGTTCTTCCGAATTCATCTGGGCAGGCCTTTCAAGCGGCTCGGTCGTCGGGTTTATAGTGCCGAGCACATCCATGGGTGGGACGTAAAGCCGGTGCGCTTCCAGCTATCGACTTCAGACGGGCAGCAGGCCCAGTCCAAGTGCTACCTTACCGACCCAGGCGTGTGGATCTATCATCATGTCGGCGATTTTGCCGTGAAGAACTCGAACGAACCACTGAATATCCAGTTTGCGATGGTTCAGATAGACTGCACACACACAAAAGGAGGCCTGTGTATGGATTCAGTGGTTataaaacccaaatgccttgcgcGGAAGGGACCTAGGAGTTGTGAGTAG
- the LOC123400010 gene encoding E3 ubiquitin-protein ligase BIG BROTHER-like isoform X2, with amino-acid sequence MAAPNTYAVHVSSETHKIEAWCESDEALARQLQEEEDSLAIREFAGSVSLEPSSPAVEYRPANNAAQVATEDNVDPDNMSYEQLQAIGEEVGTQSRGLSDDLISYLEPFRNKCNFFSSKKNTDECVICKSNYKSREKLIRLPCSHCYHAGCITRWLKINKACPVCNEEVFG; translated from the exons ATGGCAGCTCCCAATACCTACGCAGTCCATGTCTCCTCGGAGACCCATAAGATCGAGGCCTGGTGCGAATCGGACGAGGCTTTGGCCAGGCAACTGCAAGAGGAGGAGGACTCGCTCGCCATTAGGGAATTCGCTG GCAGCGTATCCTTGGAACCATCATCACCAGCTGTTGAGTACAGGCCTGCCAATAATGCAGCCCAG GTGGCAACAGAGGATAATGTCGACCCGGATAATATGTCATACGAG CAACTACAAGCAATCGGTGAAGAGGTAGGAACTCAATCCAGAGGATTATCTGATGACCTGATAAGCTACCTGGAGCCTTTTAGGAACAAATGTAACTTCTTCTCGAGCAAAAAGAATACCGATGA ATGCGTGATCTGCAAATCGAACTATAAAAGCCGAGAGAAGTTGATAAGGCTGCCCTGCAGCCATTGTTACCATGCAGGTTGCATAACTCGCTGGCTTAAGATTAACAAG GCATGCCCAGTCTGCAATGAGGAGGTATTTGGTTAA
- the LOC123400010 gene encoding E3 ubiquitin-protein ligase BIG BROTHER-like isoform X1, producing the protein MLWILPPFSPLVLGAACLACRLLGTEPGNVFHGKRHNSAMAAPNTYAVHVSSETHKIEAWCESDEALARQLQEEEDSLAIREFAGSVSLEPSSPAVEYRPANNAAQVATEDNVDPDNMSYEQLQAIGEEVGTQSRGLSDDLISYLEPFRNKCNFFSSKKNTDECVICKSNYKSREKLIRLPCSHCYHAGCITRWLKINKACPVCNEEVFG; encoded by the exons ATGCTCTGGATTCTGCCCCCTTTTTCCCCTCTTGTTCTTGGAGCGGCGTGTCTAGCGTGTCGTCTGCTCGGAACTGAGCCGGGAAATGTATTCCATG GGAAGCGTCACAATTCAGCAATGGCAGCTCCCAATACCTACGCAGTCCATGTCTCCTCGGAGACCCATAAGATCGAGGCCTGGTGCGAATCGGACGAGGCTTTGGCCAGGCAACTGCAAGAGGAGGAGGACTCGCTCGCCATTAGGGAATTCGCTG GCAGCGTATCCTTGGAACCATCATCACCAGCTGTTGAGTACAGGCCTGCCAATAATGCAGCCCAG GTGGCAACAGAGGATAATGTCGACCCGGATAATATGTCATACGAG CAACTACAAGCAATCGGTGAAGAGGTAGGAACTCAATCCAGAGGATTATCTGATGACCTGATAAGCTACCTGGAGCCTTTTAGGAACAAATGTAACTTCTTCTCGAGCAAAAAGAATACCGATGA ATGCGTGATCTGCAAATCGAACTATAAAAGCCGAGAGAAGTTGATAAGGCTGCCCTGCAGCCATTGTTACCATGCAGGTTGCATAACTCGCTGGCTTAAGATTAACAAG GCATGCCCAGTCTGCAATGAGGAGGTATTTGGTTAA